In one Phycisphaeraceae bacterium genomic region, the following are encoded:
- a CDS encoding regulator codes for MSKQQVVNPNRKTATGAYSDGIIAGGFLYVSGQAGIDLVTGKIIPGTIEEQTRMTLSHIETVLKAGGCTREDVIKCTVHLADINDFQRFNQVYGEFFTGVRPARTTVQSVLPPNMKIEIDAIAKVPNS; via the coding sequence ATGTCCAAGCAACAGGTCGTGAATCCGAATCGTAAAACCGCAACCGGCGCATATTCAGATGGAATTATCGCGGGCGGGTTCCTTTATGTCAGCGGCCAGGCAGGCATTGACTTGGTAACAGGAAAGATCATTCCGGGCACGATCGAAGAGCAAACCAGAATGACACTCTCTCATATTGAGACAGTCCTCAAAGCTGGCGGCTGCACACGCGAGGACGTGATTAAATGCACCGTTCACCTCGCGGATATCAACGATTTTCAGCGGTTCAATCAGGTTTATGGCGAATTCTTCACGGGAGTACGCCCCGCGCGCACGACTGTGCAATCTGTCCTCCCGCCCAATATGAAGATAGAAATCGACGCCATCGCCAAAGTTCCTAACTCGTAA
- a CDS encoding helix-turn-helix domain-containing protein, translated as MVLGGFLGYTKKEVASWLRICIRSVERLIAAGELVPVRVRGKVFITVESFEAYRDRLYRGSR; from the coding sequence GTGGTTCTTGGCGGATTTTTGGGATACACAAAAAAAGAGGTGGCGTCGTGGTTGCGCATCTGCATACGCTCGGTAGAGCGGTTGATAGCGGCTGGTGAGTTGGTGCCGGTGCGGGTTCGTGGCAAAGTTTTTATCACGGTCGAGTCCTTTGAAGCGTACCGCGATCGCCTCTACCGGGGGAGTCGGTAA
- a CDS encoding Gfo/Idh/MocA family oxidoreductase translates to MINIGFVGLGGMGMGQVNAFAATGACRVVAGADPSPGAQEGFKKKFPDAEVYSNYKQLLRNKKVDALVCVTPTLYHRDVVIDAMKSGRDVLTEKPLARSVAHGRQMIEAAHKTRKLLMVAHCRRFDTDWGTLARIVQAGTIGRPILWRHAIASLFRFGGPWFLDDKLSGGPLFDGAVHNYDFGNMMFGDPESVVARSIKLTTNTAMDTATAVVQYKSGDQIMVCWTWGIASIGCHDLLGPKGSINFGPGEFANDKLNTSDFGYYVTADPSRAKKKLWKFKRTDMYVTQARHFLDCLKGKAKCITPATEAIKGIAVAEAILKAARGNGIAKVKW, encoded by the coding sequence GGCAAGTCAACGCCTTCGCAGCTACCGGAGCCTGTCGTGTGGTCGCCGGTGCCGATCCCTCTCCCGGCGCTCAGGAGGGGTTCAAGAAAAAGTTTCCCGACGCAGAGGTTTACAGCAATTACAAACAGCTCTTGCGAAACAAGAAGGTGGACGCCCTTGTCTGCGTCACGCCGACGCTCTACCACCGCGATGTCGTGATTGATGCGATGAAGTCCGGTCGGGATGTACTGACGGAAAAGCCGCTCGCCCGCTCAGTAGCGCACGGCCGACAGATGATCGAAGCAGCGCACAAGACGCGCAAGCTGCTCATGGTCGCGCACTGTCGCCGGTTCGATACCGACTGGGGTACGCTTGCCAGGATCGTGCAGGCCGGGACGATCGGCCGACCGATCCTCTGGCGTCATGCGATCGCGTCACTCTTCCGGTTCGGCGGTCCCTGGTTTCTCGATGACAAGCTCAGCGGCGGGCCTCTCTTTGACGGGGCGGTTCATAACTACGACTTTGGAAACATGATGTTCGGCGATCCCGAAAGCGTGGTCGCCCGATCCATCAAGCTGACAACGAATACAGCGATGGACACCGCGACGGCTGTCGTCCAATACAAGTCAGGCGATCAGATCATGGTCTGCTGGACCTGGGGCATCGCAAGTATCGGTTGCCATGACCTGCTCGGCCCCAAAGGTTCCATCAACTTTGGCCCCGGCGAATTCGCCAATGACAAGCTCAACACCAGCGACTTTGGCTACTACGTCACCGCTGATCCGAGCCGGGCGAAGAAAAAACTCTGGAAGTTCAAACGCACCGATATGTACGTGACGCAGGCCAGACATTTTCTGGATTGCCTCAAAGGCAAGGCCAAGTGCATTACACCCGCGACGGAGGCGATTAAAGGCATCGCCGTTGCTGAGGCGATCCTCAAGGCGGCCAGGGGTAACGGCATCGCCAAGGTGAAGTGGTAA
- a CDS encoding Gfo/Idh/MocA family oxidoreductase yields MAGQQINVALIGSKFMGRTHSNAYLKVAKFFDLPVEPVMHTIAARDAADLAKFAPRWGWKHYTTDWREVVTNPDITLVDVSTPNYVHRDQAIAALEAGKHVACEKPLAGTLDDAREMVNAAKRAKKSLTFVWYNYRRVPAVALAHQLVKEGRLGKIYHVRAAYLQDWGGPGTPLLWRFQGNLAGSGAHGDLNAHIIDMARFITGDEISEVVGAIEETFIKERDIIENPSAGGEISGKGARKGGKKGKSTVDDAVLFLARFKGGAVASFEATRLSTGDKNGNRIEIHGEKGAIKFHFPRMNELEFYDATAEPKLQGWTSINVTSGGSGHPYASAWWPDAHIIGYEHGFINQAADMFNVIAGKKPVVPLPDFADAYETQKVLHAAIVSARERTPVKLSQIK; encoded by the coding sequence ATGGCGGGTCAACAGATCAATGTCGCACTCATCGGCTCGAAGTTCATGGGTCGGACACACTCCAACGCATATTTGAAGGTGGCGAAGTTCTTCGACCTGCCAGTGGAGCCGGTGATGCACACGATCGCGGCGCGAGATGCAGCGGACTTGGCGAAATTTGCGCCGCGCTGGGGTTGGAAGCATTACACGACGGACTGGCGCGAGGTAGTGACCAATCCGGATATCACGCTCGTGGATGTCAGCACGCCTAACTATGTCCACCGCGATCAGGCGATTGCGGCACTTGAAGCTGGCAAACATGTTGCCTGCGAAAAGCCGCTGGCGGGCACGCTCGACGACGCCCGTGAGATGGTGAATGCCGCCAAACGCGCTAAAAAGTCACTCACCTTCGTCTGGTACAACTACCGGCGTGTGCCTGCCGTCGCGCTGGCGCATCAACTCGTCAAGGAAGGGCGTCTCGGAAAAATCTATCACGTCCGCGCCGCGTATCTCCAGGACTGGGGTGGTCCCGGCACGCCTCTGCTCTGGCGTTTCCAGGGAAATCTGGCCGGCTCCGGTGCGCACGGCGACCTCAACGCCCACATCATCGACATGGCTCGATTCATCACCGGCGATGAGATCAGTGAAGTCGTCGGTGCGATTGAAGAGACATTCATCAAGGAACGCGACATCATCGAAAACCCCTCAGCGGGCGGTGAAATCTCCGGCAAAGGCGCACGCAAGGGCGGCAAAAAGGGCAAATCCACCGTGGATGACGCTGTGCTTTTCCTTGCTCGCTTCAAGGGTGGTGCCGTCGCCAGCTTTGAGGCGACTCGACTTTCCACCGGCGACAAGAACGGCAACCGCATTGAAATCCACGGCGAGAAAGGCGCGATTAAATTCCACTTCCCCCGCATGAATGAGCTGGAATTCTACGACGCCACCGCCGAACCCAAACTTCAAGGCTGGACCTCGATCAACGTGACCAGCGGCGGGAGCGGACATCCCTATGCCTCTGCGTGGTGGCCGGACGCGCACATCATCGGTTACGAGCACGGGTTCATTAACCAGGCCGCCGACATGTTCAATGTCATCGCCGGGAAAAAGCCGGTCGTGCCGCTGCCCGATTTCGCCGACGCCTACGAAACCCAGAAAGTCCTGCACGCCGCGATCGTCTCCGCACGCGAACGCACGCCGGTCAAACTGAGCCAGATCAAGTGA
- a CDS encoding amidohydrolase family protein, translating to MRIDCHVHISANTPGRGKMSSRLQRSLPFRYMRWHFGLRGDDRETEQAIERILIRTVEETTELDGVVLLAFDAVHTDTGKIDDANTHFYVTNDYVAELATSHPKLLFGASIHPYRKDAPAEVERCVKTGAVLCKWLPIVQGFNPADARCLPLYEALAHFGLPLLSHTGGEQCLPNIDKTVASPVLLEPALKRGVKVIAAHCGTRAKPFEPTYIADFVRMTREYEHFYGDTSALNLPMRWHAFDYVLSDPEIRAKLVHGSDWPVIVLPSPTRIGWRKAYGFLRDRNWLRRDVAIKRSMGFDDDYFRRAAKVLLLPSGKAGSGTRDSRGDTPR from the coding sequence ATGCGTATCGACTGCCACGTTCACATTTCCGCCAACACTCCCGGCCGGGGAAAAATGTCCAGTCGGCTGCAGCGCAGTCTCCCCTTTCGCTACATGCGATGGCATTTTGGTTTACGTGGTGATGATCGGGAAACCGAGCAGGCTATCGAACGAATCCTGATCCGAACCGTTGAGGAAACCACGGAACTCGATGGCGTGGTGCTGCTTGCGTTCGATGCGGTTCACACGGATACGGGCAAGATCGATGATGCGAACACTCATTTTTACGTCACCAACGATTACGTCGCAGAACTGGCGACGAGCCATCCCAAGCTCCTGTTTGGAGCGTCGATACACCCCTATCGCAAGGACGCGCCCGCGGAGGTTGAGCGATGCGTCAAGACTGGTGCGGTACTGTGTAAGTGGCTGCCGATCGTCCAGGGTTTCAATCCGGCCGATGCACGATGCCTGCCGCTGTATGAGGCGTTGGCACATTTCGGCCTGCCGCTGCTTTCGCACACCGGCGGCGAGCAATGCCTGCCAAACATCGACAAGACGGTCGCCAGCCCGGTTCTTCTGGAACCCGCGCTGAAGCGCGGCGTGAAAGTCATTGCGGCGCATTGCGGGACGCGCGCCAAGCCGTTCGAGCCTACGTACATCGCCGACTTTGTCCGCATGACCAGGGAATACGAGCATTTTTATGGTGATACCAGTGCCCTGAACCTGCCGATGCGCTGGCACGCATTCGATTATGTCCTGTCCGATCCGGAAATCCGTGCGAAACTCGTCCATGGCAGCGATTGGCCGGTCATCGTGCTGCCATCCCCCACGCGAATCGGCTGGCGGAAGGCGTACGGATTTCTGCGTGACCGCAACTGGCTCCGCCGTGACGTGGCGATTAAACGAAGCATGGGATTTGATGACGACTACTTCCGGCGCGCAGCAAAGGTGCTGCTGCTGCCGAGTGGTAAGGCTGGCAGCGGCACCCGTGATAGTCGCGGAGACACGCCACGTTGA
- a CDS encoding sugar phosphate isomerase/epimerase, with protein MRKLGVTQCSMWNSRLEEFLPAASRAGYEVVEVMLRKEGELSSATSDADLDSIRRRADSLNVHIFSAALLHLGNTPLDRGAARLEAVKEIRSGLRVAGKLGAGSVLLTLGRLRPDLYYDEAYANGVASLREAAQTAHELGIDIAVEFVWNGFLFSPMEMKRFLDDVGHSRVGFYFDPGNMAVFQFPQHWVRILGRHTKLVHLKDWKGGPLNGKWTALLEGEVDFPAVMRELNAIDYQGPLTSEVEVDLATYEKTLQAMKKIEAMK; from the coding sequence ATGCGAAAACTCGGCGTCACTCAGTGCAGCATGTGGAACTCCAGACTCGAGGAGTTTCTTCCCGCAGCAAGTCGCGCGGGTTACGAAGTCGTCGAGGTGATGTTGCGCAAAGAGGGAGAACTTTCGTCGGCGACATCCGATGCGGATCTCGACTCGATTCGTCGTCGTGCCGACAGTCTCAACGTACATATTTTCAGCGCGGCTCTGCTGCACCTGGGAAATACTCCGTTGGACCGCGGCGCGGCACGGCTGGAGGCAGTCAAGGAAATCCGCAGCGGGCTGCGGGTGGCCGGGAAACTTGGCGCCGGCTCCGTGTTGCTGACCCTCGGCAGGCTGCGCCCCGACCTCTATTACGATGAGGCTTACGCCAACGGCGTCGCCTCGCTGCGCGAGGCTGCCCAAACCGCCCACGAGCTTGGTATCGATATCGCAGTGGAGTTTGTGTGGAACGGTTTTCTGTTTAGCCCGATGGAGATGAAGCGATTTCTGGATGATGTCGGCCATTCGCGCGTGGGCTTCTACTTCGACCCCGGCAATATGGCGGTGTTCCAGTTCCCCCAGCACTGGGTACGGATACTCGGTCGGCATACCAAGCTCGTCCATCTCAAGGACTGGAAGGGCGGGCCGCTCAATGGCAAGTGGACCGCGCTGCTCGAAGGGGAGGTCGATTTCCCCGCGGTCATGCGGGAATTGAACGCGATCGACTATCAGGGTCCATTAACCAGCGAGGTGGAGGTTGACCTCGCAACATATGAAAAGACACTGCAAGCCATGAAAAAGATTGAAGCGATGAAGTAG